In Phaseolus vulgaris cultivar G19833 unplaced genomic scaffold, P. vulgaris v2.0 scaffold_17, whole genome shotgun sequence, the sequence TGCATACTAATTCTCTCTAGGAAATGTGTCACTAATTATTGCAATTCTATCTATtatgtattaatatattatgaagaaagatatgaaagataaaaaaagatagtaagatagttatatataaaataaaattttgcatCTATTCTTCTTTACTCTCTATTATATACACATccataaaataattatgatactcaaaattttgtgtaaatatgaatatgaaatatatacacaaaatcaagaaatgtgtattatatatcatttaaataagttataatttaatattaatttatattttgaaaatactaTTTGTTTCTTAACATCTATGGAGTGCTAGGATaacttataactttttttagatAGCTGTTTTTTTCGGTAAAAAGGTAAAGTAAAAACTAACTGATTAGATAAAGATTCAAATAGATGATAATGAGATAATGTATAGTTATGTaagtaataatttttatgtgaaaaaagatcaaaatgaataatttctaaaaaagaagtgtgtgcttcaattaaaataattttcttttattattattattattattatagattatgattattattttaacaactATTACACATTGATGAAGAGAGAGATTGATCTTCAGTACATTATAGACTAATAAAGAGGATAGAAAAAGCTACATTTTAAGAGAAAGAGAGTTAcaattttcatataaaaaattattaatgtgcACTTGTAACGTATTGTGAGctgttaatataatataagatGGAAGTTTAAGAGCTTGAATAATTCATTTTATGGACTCTTGGGGTGAGTGGAATAAAAAGCATTTTTActtgtaaaaaattaaaagtaaaaagttgaaaattataaaaaaattgtataaattaattaatacataaattaattttgatttataaaataaatcatgTGTAGAAAGAATCTTGTACATATAAGTCTACGACCAacttaagataaaaaaaaacattgttgtAGCATATAAACATTTGGTGCTATTCTTATCCTCCGATGCCATAtataattgatatttatttttattaatatgttatattattttttaagttgctgatatacataaatttaactaacCTCTCCTTATTAATAATTTACTATTATAAAAGTATCTCTACATAAATGacattttcaataaatataaaaaattattttagtttgatGGTCCCTCTCAAAAAGGTCAACGCTAAGGTTGTTTTTATGGAGAAGTTCATCGTTGAGGTTGAGCCACCGAAAACCTGCAATTGCTCTCCACGTTAACAATGGAGGACTTATCAGCACCGAAGAGCAAGATCCTGAAAAGTCCAGCACTTGCTAAGGTAATTAAATTAACCCAATCGCTTCTTCATATATGCATATATTCTTCAAATTCATCTGATAAATCCTGAATTAACTTCAAATTGTTCTATAAACAGTACATCCTTGAAACTAGTGCGTATCCCAAAGAGCACGAGCAATTGAAGAAACTTCGAGAGACAACAGTGGAGAAATATGGTGCGAAGAGTTTGATGAATGTTCCTGTAGATGAAGCACAATTCCTATCTTTTCTTATAAAAATGATGAAGGCTGAGAAAACACTAGAAATTGGAGTTTTCACGGGTTATTCGCTTCTTTCTACGGCTCTAGCTCTTCCTCCTCATGCCAAGGTATAATAACATCccactttttcttttaacttttaattttaggTTTGAAGTAATACTatctttttaaaaacaattgtaTCTCACAATATGTGTTCTAACGAGAAGATAATATATGTTCTAGCGAGGGGATATAAGATCATCTTTGTCAGAACAAGCGTGTTGTATTTTTAACATCTGCATCtctaattttttgtttcatatatttttttagttaatgaTTATTTGATCCTCGTTACTTATATTGTGATTTGTTATgtacatttatttttacttGATTATGATACAACTCTTCTTCTATATTTATATGagagaaatatatttaatatttataaattaatatatattagtaaTTATCAAATAACTATATAAAATGGttagtatatatttattattattattttattatttaattaagttttaaataatttataaattttgatatttttaattaactttttattaaaaaatttgttcggttaaaatattattttattttggataaGTATATAGTGAGTATTTTTTATCGTCAAAACAAGAAGATATGACTATTGTTGGAAATCACACATTAATTAGAGATAAGACGAGACCAATTTCCAGTATATAACTGATGTAAACCTTATGATGGAGTTATTGATGCTCCATGTGTTTTCAAGCCGAATGGAATGGAATGAGGCTTGGTTTGGATGTAGTGAAAGTTGTATTTTAATGAAGGAAGGATTGGAAATGGACACTTGAGGAAGTAGAGTTCTACTTCTTGGTTTCTCCTGGCCTAGGTTTACTTGAACTTTTGCAAAGAGAGAGTTGAGACAAGAGGGTGAATGATTCTGATTTAGGCTAAAGTTTCATTACTCAAATAAGTCTCAATATTACATGACTGTAAGGTCTTATTTATAAGCTAGAGGAAATGTAGGTGTCGTGTCATGAAAGCTACCGACaagttagggttagggtttaaTGCTTAAGTAAGTTGTGTAGTGCTTACAGAAATCCCTTGCTTGAATCCTCAAGTGCGAGTTTCTAAAAGTACGTCATACATTTTTTAGCTTATGTTTATTCTACTCTAAGTATGACCCATAATACAAGGTCCAGGATTAAAACTATTCTacattttacaaatttatacaagaCTAAGAGATAGAATATATTTTATAGAGCTTCATAATTTTCTCTACCCTTAGCCTGAGTTGTGATGATTGAATATGTTGGGATGGTCCTTCATCACCTTACCTTAGGTAAGAATAATGGTTGGAGAAAAACTTTTTTTCCCTCTCGAAAAATTTCCATGACATTAACTGGTCTTTACCCTTTGACTAGCCCATTGAACTTGTACTCACACGATATGGTAGGAGCAACAATTAGTGACAAACTCATATTTGAAATTATGTCATGGCTTCTAGTGAAATCTCTATTGTGATTCAACTCCGTGAGAAAGTGGTTTCAATCTTTGGTCTCTGATCCAACTTTTGTGAAACTCCACCTTCAAAGATCACCTAAAGCCTCCAATTTTCTAATGTCGTAATCAGTCATTGTTCTCTATGTTGTTTGTTAAAAAATCATCCATCCCTCAACAATCACGACCACATTGTTCACAAGATTccaaacttttatttatttcatcgTGTAATCAGTTTTTGCAAGGGATTGGTGTGTATGGTTGCTCCTTTTAACATGAGTAGTTTGGATGCACTAAGGCATATTTGCTTGTTTAGCTTATGGAACCTGTTGGgaggaagaaagagagagaaatgaaCATGCAAGAGAGAAATTCATTTACCATAGTGATACCATGCAAGGGTTGATTACATTATAAGAAGACCCCCCTTAAACTTATGGTTGGATTGAGGACCACCATAAGTTTATTCCGAAGTGTAGTGAATGAAATGCTAGACAATGGCTTTGTGAGGATATTCGTGATTTGGTAGTAAACAAGGAGATGAATGAGAGCAACCTACCTTTCTTGGACGTAATCACGAATAAAATGCAGGTCTAGTTCAAAATGTTTGGTTTAAGAATGCATAATAGGATTGACACTGAGGAAAACAACTCCCAAATTGTCTATAAGTTTTTAGTTCAGCAAGGACCGCGTCAATACTTCGATACTCAACCTTTGTGCTGCTCCTAAACACCACTTTTTGTTTGTGCGAACTCCATGAAACAATGTTGGATCCAAGATAAACATAATACCAGTAGTAAATTTTCTATCATCAATATCAATATCCTAATCAGCATCAACAAAACATATGATGAAAGAGTTTGAGCCACATTTGATCAACAAGCCATGATTATTTGTACCAATAAGATAACGTAGAATCCTCTTCACCGCCTTTTAGTGATATTCATGTGGGTTATACATGTATTGGAAGACCTTGTTAACAATATATGAGAGTTTTGGACAAGTGATGAATATGTATTTAAGAGCACCaataaaaaatctataaaatttgagattttgGACAACTACAAATACATTTTGTTGAAGACGAAAGGAAGAGATCATAGGAGTAGCTTGAGGTTTCGCAACTCTCATGTTAGTACGCCTCAATAAATCATTGATATACTTTGCCTGAGACAGATGCAAATGACCACCAATGATCCTAGATACTTATATACCCAGAAAATAATGAAGAGGTCAAAGATCTTTGAGAGCAAACCTAGAGCTTAAGGTGGATATGAGAGATGTAACTACTTCAATAGAAGATCTAGTGATAATGATATCATCAACGTACATTAAAACAAAAAGTGTATGGGACTTCATGAATTGAACAAACAACAAGTATTGCTCTTGGTGGAGTGAAAACCAAGATTTTTTTAGAATGATACTGAGCTTTTTAAATCATGATCTCAGAGCTTGTTTTAATCTATATACACTTTTGTTCAACTTATAAACAAGGTTAGGGTTATGAGACTTAAAACTTGGTGGTTGTTGCATGTATACGTCTTCTATGAGATCAACATTCAAGAATGCATTATTCATATCAATTTGATGAATATGCCAGTTAGCATAAACAACATGTGATATAACCACCCAAATTGTGTTGGGTTTAAGCACATGGCTATGTGTTTCATTTGAGTCGAACCCTTGAGTTTGAATGAATCCCTTAGCCACTAAACACCCCTTGTGCCTTTGAAAAGTTCCATATTCATCAAACTTGTTTTAGAAAAGCCACTTACAACCTATAACATGAGCACTAAAAGGAAGGGAGGTGAGAGTCCACGTGTTATTTGTAACCAGAGTTGTGTATTAATCTTTCATGGCTTGAAACCATAATGAAAAAGACAACACAAATTTAAGAGACATAGTTTCGTTAtcataaacaaaaacaatatatGTCTCGGGTTTAAAACCCCCAACTTTGACTCTAGTTATCATAGGGTGATCATTTGTGTGTAGGTGTTGATCAATGTGAGTGAAATCAAATATAGGTTGATAGTTGTTGTCATCAAAACTTATAATTGATAAATCTCATAATCTCTCCatatatctaaataaaaattattaagaatgaaaaaaaaaattcaaattaaatattacaatatttatattatcCATTATTAATAAacgaataattaaaatattcatattttttatttatgggTATCTATCATATATAACCATTTAGGTTGTATTAGTTTATGAAAAGAAATAATGTGAATATAtggaatataaaataatgaataaagtGTGAAGAAATAATGTGAATGTTGCAGATAATAGCGATTGACGTGGATAGAGAAGCATACGAGACTGGATTGCCCTTCATCCAGAAAGCAGGAGTGGAGGACAAAATTGACTTTATCCATGCGGACGCATTATCTGCCCTCCAAGATCTTCTCCAAGTAAGTGTTCttttacta encodes:
- the LOC137817142 gene encoding flavonoid 3',5'-methyltransferase-like, encoding MEDLSAPKSKILKSPALAKYILETSAYPKEHEQLKKLRETTVEKYGAKSLMNVPVDEAQFLSFLIKMMKAEKTLEIGVFTGYSLLSTALALPPHAKIIAIDVDREAYETGLPFIQKAGVEDKIDFIHADALSALQDLLQGKHGESFDFVFVDAEKENFIEFHEVLLKLVKKGGTIAYDNTLWLGTVAMSEDEKIEDKWWKKRKPTLEFNTYIADDCRVESTIVSIGDGVTLCRRI